One Amycolatopsis sp. NBC_00355 genomic window carries:
- a CDS encoding alpha/beta fold hydrolase produces MTTVDETRVEPSGPPIPEHAGIWGELGELEHTLRYVDVPLDGGVVRTRVLQAGTGPELVLLHGTGGHLEAYARDLAGLARDFHVTVYDMVGHGWSDLPDRPYTIDVLAAHLVSLLDVLGIDRAHLSGESLGGWVVAWVAAHHPDRVNRLVLNTPGNIANKPEVMARMRDSTMAAVRDPSDATVRRRVEFLFHHKEMVTDELVNLRRRIYSRPGFVRAITNTLVLQDPQVRKDFAWDPAWVSKVTAPTLLLWTSHDPTSGLDEADLLLGWLPDALLHVIDDAGHWPQWEKVGEFLDVHRTWLLTGQEPS; encoded by the coding sequence GTGACCACAGTGGACGAAACCCGCGTCGAACCGTCCGGGCCGCCGATCCCCGAGCACGCCGGCATCTGGGGCGAGCTGGGCGAACTCGAACACACCCTGCGCTACGTCGACGTCCCGCTGGACGGCGGGGTCGTGCGGACGCGGGTGCTGCAGGCCGGGACCGGGCCGGAACTCGTGCTGCTGCACGGGACCGGCGGGCACCTGGAGGCGTACGCGCGGGACCTGGCCGGGCTCGCTCGTGACTTCCACGTCACGGTCTACGACATGGTCGGCCACGGCTGGTCGGACCTGCCGGACCGGCCGTACACGATCGACGTCCTCGCCGCGCACCTCGTGTCCCTTTTGGACGTCCTGGGCATCGACCGGGCGCACCTGTCCGGCGAGTCGCTCGGCGGCTGGGTTGTCGCCTGGGTCGCGGCGCACCACCCGGACCGGGTAAACCGGCTCGTGCTGAACACCCCGGGCAACATCGCCAACAAGCCCGAGGTGATGGCGCGGATGCGCGACAGCACGATGGCGGCGGTGCGCGACCCGAGCGACGCCACCGTCCGCCGGCGCGTCGAATTCCTGTTCCACCACAAGGAGATGGTCACCGACGAGCTGGTGAACCTGCGCCGCCGGATCTACTCCCGGCCCGGGTTCGTCCGCGCGATCACCAACACGCTCGTGCTGCAGGACCCGCAGGTGCGCAAGGACTTCGCGTGGGACCCGGCGTGGGTGTCGAAGGTGACCGCGCCGACGTTGCTGCTGTGGACGAGCCACGACCCGACGAGCGGGCTCGACGAGGCCGACCTGCTGCTCGGCTGGCTGCCCGACGCGCTGCTGCACGTCATCGACGACGCCGGTCACTGGCCGCAGTGGGAGAAGGTCGGCGAGTTCCTCGACGTCCACCGCACCTGGCTGCTGACCGGGCAGGAGCCGTCCTGA
- a CDS encoding 2,3-dihydroxyphenylpropionate 1,2-dioxygenase: MAEIAGFAGMSHSPFATLLPPSRVDGPGGRFLGDAERVRRAVEDLAPDAIVVIGPDHFHGNFYDVMPPFVLGVEQAAGFGDYGSTEGPLPVASSLAWPLHAGLTAAGFDISLSYSLTVDHGIVQSYEMITGGTSLPMVPLVVNTAAPPLPSLRRCVSLGHALGAALRSADFPGRVLIAASGGLSHWLPSNDPRDPAVAGERRESLIHGRADVHAFAAAREPRVRAMGGDPGARVNAEWDRWFLSRLSSGDADAVAALGHEALEDTAGTGGHEVRCWLIGQVAAGLPLVWTSYEPVPEWITGMGIGTTFPIT; encoded by the coding sequence ATGGCCGAGATCGCGGGCTTCGCCGGGATGTCCCACAGTCCTTTCGCGACACTGCTGCCACCGTCGCGGGTGGACGGTCCGGGCGGCCGCTTCCTCGGTGACGCCGAGCGCGTCCGCCGCGCGGTCGAGGACCTCGCCCCGGACGCGATCGTCGTGATCGGCCCGGACCACTTCCACGGCAACTTCTACGACGTGATGCCGCCGTTCGTGCTGGGCGTCGAGCAGGCGGCGGGCTTCGGCGACTACGGCAGCACGGAAGGTCCGCTGCCGGTGGCGTCGTCGCTGGCCTGGCCGCTGCACGCCGGCCTGACCGCGGCGGGGTTCGACATCTCGCTGTCGTACTCGCTGACGGTCGACCACGGCATCGTGCAGAGCTACGAGATGATCACCGGCGGGACGTCGCTGCCGATGGTGCCGCTGGTCGTCAACACGGCCGCGCCGCCGCTGCCGTCCTTGCGCCGCTGCGTCTCCCTGGGCCACGCACTCGGAGCGGCCTTGCGGTCGGCGGACTTCCCGGGCCGGGTCCTGATCGCGGCGAGCGGCGGCCTGTCGCACTGGCTGCCGTCGAACGACCCGCGCGACCCGGCGGTGGCGGGGGAGCGCCGTGAGTCGCTGATCCACGGGCGAGCAGACGTCCACGCCTTCGCGGCGGCCCGCGAACCGCGAGTCCGCGCAATGGGCGGGGATCCCGGGGCGCGGGTGAACGCGGAGTGGGACCGGTGGTTCCTGTCGCGCCTGTCCTCAGGCGACGCGGACGCGGTGGCGGCACTGGGCCACGAGGCACTGGAGGACACCGCGGGAACGGGCGGCCACGAGGTCCGCTGCTGGCTGATCGGCCAGGTGGCGGCGGGGCTGCCGCTGGTGTGGACGAGCTACGAGCCGGTCCCGGAGTGGATCACGGGCATGGGCATCGGCACCACCTTCCCGATCACCTGA
- a CDS encoding RHS repeat-associated core domain-containing protein encodes MTRTRRDPNKWRSVVALTTATVLTWSLAVAVPPAAGAATRPPGDPAPLTTFKPVTGKPVATKALAPEPDAERALRAAPKVAWPAAGTAEVAFPAAQTQAKQAAPAGTLPVRLSSSTTDSAKAAAPQPKVRVEVLDQKAAAAVGTPGMLVRLSRADGVRQAAPVTAELDYSGFRSAFGGDWASRLKVVALPACAATTPARAECRTQKPLETHNDVKAGRASAPVAAEPDGAVFALAATASGPTGDYSATPLAPAASWGVGTQSGTFTWQYPLTVPQVPGGLVPDLAMSYSSGGVDGRVVSTNNQASWIGEGWNLGAGAISWQFKACADDGVQPKTGDTCWAGNYATMAFAGHSGELIFDDNEKIWRPKNDDGTRVEYLSGADNGDRDGNFWRVTTVDGTQYYFGSKTETKSTWTVPVFGNDAGEPCHAGDYAGSSCDQAWSWNLDYVVDRHGNTIKYFYDQERNAYGINLGQRKAEYTRAGTLRRIEYGTNEKVGGAAPAVVEFETADRCVEGKDCAQHTKESYVDTPWDQQCDAATCEKLAPAFFSSKRLAKVTTKLLDKPVDSWTLYQTYPDPGDNTSPSLWFKNITHTGLVGGSVAEPPVVFNGSLAANRVNSAADGLPPMNKFRIGGVRNEIGGAVQVDWAPVDCTPSTLPKPETNQQRCFPVRWAFQQGQPKDDWFQKYAVGRIVQLDRVGGGLADVTGYEYLDGAAWHFTDNPLVPAERQTWSEWRGYGRVVERHGDPAADPGVKVTKKELRYFRGMKGDKLDAGGGEKPGVVKDSQGGVVDDADGLAGFVREESTFNGDTTTQVGGTITDPLRKETAKQGARAAYLVKPETVRGRTVLAAGGVRRTESASSYTDEGILTATDDKGDVDDAADDQCRTITYARDDDKLLLTLPSEDKVVGAACGTTAVFPRDAISDTRTYYDGGDLGAPPTLGKATVTKVAGSYPGGTAKFEVDAQAGFDGYGRAVTTTDALDRVTKVGYEPATGPPAKSTLTDPAGNVTTTVLDRQLGKPTQTLDVNGRHTDIAYDALGRVTELWQPGRSKDAGESGNVLYDYTVRTDAISSVATRTLKANENYTTAYTLYDGLGRERQTQSAAWMMPGQTARIVADKIYDSRGLEVKANSGYLATGSAGTDLFASSAGDADVPSQTVTEYDGAGRATASVLRSAGVEQWRSTTEYRGDSIAQTPPKGGTATTARIDARGRTTQLGQHLAATPTGAADTTKYSYTKAGQPESVTDAAGNVWSYGYDARGRTTSAKDPDKGESTMTYDAAGQLTGKKDARQQTVAYKYDLLGRRTETHADSADGPLLAQWTYDTVPEAGGKVVKGQIASSTRYVGGNAVKAEVTAYDAGYRPTATTLTVPASETGLAGTYKTTAVYNVDGTKRSETLPRLGTNLAEETVRYGYDDYGMPSTMAGADTYVGYTRYTPFGEKEMVRLGTTGAETWERRGYELASHRLARTVVEHAKTTDLQSDVGYAYEAAGTVKSLSTKVPGAAEDRQCFGNDYLGRITDAWTSTANCAGAPGSATGGPSAYWSTFGYDQIGNRKSDTSHGLGGAADVVRKSEYPAPGAPQPHAPKTVTTTGPAPAKVDTYGYTATGGTTGRPAPAGGTQTLAWDAEDRVVSAAAGSAVTTYTYDADGNRLITRDASGTTLTLPDGSELRYDAATKAVTGTRSYSAGDSTVATRRTGQLSGVSWMFQDRSGSDTVSVGATSFQVTRRLLDPFGQPRPAQPAGWTGNRGFAGGSPDPATGLTHLGARDYDTKTGKFLSVDPILTLGSPQQFNAYAYADNNPATKSDPTGLIVQSCPDGECPNGHGAYGGISGKNPATNDPVGGGKSVFDIPAGMALPRACQGGTDLTGVGSIATWCRGVIASKAPACDGSFTSLLKGECAKQREEIRAVAAAAETERARQFELANKEDHGGLVMTCEALTGRAAYVAGGWQECTSEADPGAVLHVVKVGGGYGSGVSNLQSKVYVMHAKTLDDVAGWGWSLDGDAAYGPIGASAGVGAHFAGEAHPHVEGGVSLGGDLTHLSNLSDLRGFFRGGWEAGASLNIEKSWVTR; translated from the coding sequence GTGGTCGCGCTGACCACCGCGACGGTGCTGACGTGGTCGTTGGCCGTCGCGGTGCCCCCGGCCGCGGGCGCGGCGACGCGCCCGCCCGGTGACCCGGCGCCGTTGACCACCTTCAAGCCCGTGACCGGCAAGCCCGTCGCGACCAAGGCGTTGGCGCCGGAACCGGACGCGGAGCGCGCGCTGCGTGCGGCCCCGAAGGTGGCGTGGCCCGCGGCGGGCACCGCCGAAGTCGCCTTCCCGGCCGCGCAGACGCAGGCCAAGCAGGCGGCGCCGGCCGGGACCCTGCCGGTGCGGCTGAGCTCGTCCACAACGGACTCGGCGAAGGCCGCCGCGCCGCAGCCGAAGGTCCGGGTCGAGGTGCTCGACCAGAAAGCCGCCGCCGCGGTGGGCACGCCGGGGATGCTGGTCCGGCTCAGCCGGGCCGACGGCGTGCGCCAGGCCGCACCGGTCACCGCGGAGCTGGACTACTCCGGGTTCCGCTCGGCGTTCGGCGGGGACTGGGCGTCCCGGCTGAAGGTCGTCGCGCTGCCGGCCTGCGCGGCCACCACCCCCGCCCGCGCGGAGTGCCGCACCCAGAAGCCGCTCGAGACGCACAACGACGTCAAGGCGGGCCGCGCGTCCGCCCCGGTGGCGGCGGAACCGGACGGCGCGGTGTTCGCGCTGGCCGCGACCGCCTCCGGCCCGACCGGCGACTATTCGGCCACCCCGCTGGCCCCGGCGGCCTCCTGGGGTGTCGGCACCCAGAGCGGGACCTTCACCTGGCAGTACCCGCTGACGGTGCCGCAGGTGCCCGGCGGGCTCGTGCCCGACCTCGCGATGTCCTACAGCTCCGGTGGTGTCGACGGCCGCGTCGTGTCGACGAACAACCAGGCCTCCTGGATCGGTGAGGGCTGGAACCTGGGCGCCGGGGCCATCTCCTGGCAGTTCAAGGCGTGCGCCGACGACGGCGTCCAGCCCAAGACCGGCGACACGTGCTGGGCCGGCAACTACGCCACCATGGCGTTCGCCGGGCACAGCGGCGAGCTGATCTTCGACGACAACGAGAAGATCTGGCGGCCGAAGAACGACGACGGCACCCGCGTCGAGTACCTGTCCGGCGCCGACAACGGCGACCGGGACGGCAATTTCTGGCGCGTCACCACCGTCGACGGCACGCAGTACTACTTCGGGTCCAAGACCGAGACGAAGTCCACCTGGACGGTCCCGGTGTTCGGCAACGACGCCGGCGAACCCTGCCACGCCGGCGACTACGCCGGTTCGTCCTGCGACCAGGCGTGGTCCTGGAACCTGGACTACGTCGTCGACCGGCACGGGAACACGATCAAGTACTTCTACGACCAGGAGCGCAACGCCTACGGGATCAACCTGGGCCAGCGCAAGGCGGAGTACACCCGCGCCGGCACGCTGCGCCGCATCGAGTACGGCACCAACGAGAAGGTGGGCGGCGCGGCACCGGCCGTGGTCGAGTTCGAGACCGCGGACCGCTGCGTCGAGGGCAAGGACTGTGCCCAGCACACCAAGGAGTCCTATGTGGACACTCCGTGGGACCAGCAGTGCGACGCCGCCACCTGCGAGAAGCTGGCGCCCGCCTTCTTCTCCTCGAAGCGGCTGGCGAAGGTGACCACCAAGCTGCTGGACAAGCCGGTGGACTCGTGGACGCTCTACCAGACCTACCCGGACCCCGGCGACAACACTTCCCCGTCGCTCTGGTTCAAGAACATCACGCACACCGGCCTGGTCGGCGGCAGTGTCGCCGAGCCGCCGGTCGTGTTCAACGGTTCACTGGCGGCCAACCGGGTCAACAGCGCGGCGGACGGCCTGCCGCCGATGAACAAGTTCCGGATCGGCGGGGTGCGCAACGAGATCGGCGGCGCGGTCCAGGTCGACTGGGCGCCGGTGGACTGCACCCCCTCGACGCTGCCGAAGCCGGAGACGAACCAGCAGCGCTGCTTCCCCGTCCGCTGGGCGTTCCAGCAGGGGCAGCCGAAGGACGACTGGTTCCAGAAGTACGCGGTGGGCCGGATCGTGCAGCTCGACCGGGTCGGTGGCGGCCTCGCGGACGTGACCGGCTACGAGTACCTGGACGGCGCGGCCTGGCACTTCACCGACAACCCGCTGGTCCCGGCCGAACGGCAGACCTGGTCGGAGTGGCGCGGTTACGGCCGCGTCGTCGAGCGCCACGGTGACCCGGCCGCCGATCCCGGCGTCAAGGTGACCAAGAAGGAACTGCGCTACTTCCGCGGCATGAAGGGCGACAAGCTCGACGCCGGCGGCGGCGAGAAGCCCGGCGTGGTCAAGGATTCGCAGGGCGGCGTGGTCGACGACGCCGACGGGCTCGCGGGCTTCGTCCGCGAGGAGAGCACCTTCAACGGCGACACGACCACACAGGTCGGCGGCACCATCACCGACCCGCTACGCAAGGAGACCGCGAAGCAAGGCGCTCGCGCCGCCTACCTCGTCAAGCCGGAAACCGTGCGCGGCCGCACCGTGCTGGCCGCCGGCGGCGTCCGGCGGACCGAGTCGGCCAGCTCCTACACCGACGAGGGCATCCTCACCGCCACCGACGACAAGGGCGACGTCGACGACGCCGCGGACGACCAGTGCCGGACGATCACCTACGCGCGTGACGACGACAAGCTGCTGCTCACGCTGCCGAGCGAGGACAAGGTCGTCGGGGCCGCGTGCGGCACCACCGCGGTCTTCCCGCGCGACGCGATCTCCGACACCCGCACCTACTACGACGGCGGCGACCTCGGCGCTCCGCCGACGCTGGGCAAGGCCACGGTGACCAAGGTGGCCGGGAGTTATCCCGGCGGTACCGCGAAGTTCGAGGTCGACGCCCAGGCGGGTTTCGACGGCTACGGCCGGGCGGTGACGACCACGGACGCGCTCGATCGGGTGACGAAGGTGGGCTACGAACCGGCCACCGGACCGCCGGCCAAGTCGACCCTGACCGATCCGGCCGGGAACGTCACCACCACGGTCCTCGACCGGCAGCTCGGCAAGCCCACGCAGACGCTCGACGTCAACGGCAGGCACACCGACATCGCCTACGACGCGCTCGGGCGGGTCACCGAACTGTGGCAGCCCGGCCGGTCGAAGGACGCGGGCGAATCCGGCAACGTCCTCTACGACTACACCGTCCGCACCGACGCGATCAGCTCCGTCGCCACGAGGACGTTGAAGGCCAACGAGAACTACACGACCGCGTACACCCTCTACGACGGGCTCGGCCGGGAGCGCCAGACCCAGTCCGCCGCGTGGATGATGCCCGGTCAGACCGCCAGGATCGTCGCCGACAAGATCTACGACTCACGCGGTCTCGAGGTGAAGGCCAACAGCGGCTACCTGGCCACCGGTTCGGCGGGCACGGACCTGTTCGCCTCGTCGGCGGGTGACGCCGACGTGCCGTCCCAGACCGTCACCGAGTACGACGGTGCCGGGCGGGCGACCGCCTCGGTGCTGCGCAGCGCGGGCGTCGAACAGTGGCGCAGCACGACCGAATACCGCGGGGACAGCATCGCGCAGACCCCGCCGAAGGGCGGCACGGCGACGACCGCCAGGATCGACGCGCGCGGCCGCACGACCCAGCTCGGCCAGCACCTCGCGGCGACCCCGACCGGTGCCGCCGACACCACGAAGTACAGCTACACCAAGGCGGGACAACCGGAATCGGTGACCGACGCCGCGGGCAACGTCTGGAGCTACGGCTACGACGCCCGCGGCCGGACGACCTCGGCCAAGGACCCCGACAAGGGCGAGTCGACCATGACCTACGACGCCGCCGGGCAGCTGACCGGCAAGAAGGACGCCCGGCAGCAGACCGTCGCCTACAAGTACGACCTGCTGGGCCGCCGGACCGAGACCCACGCGGACTCGGCCGACGGGCCGCTGCTGGCCCAGTGGACCTACGACACGGTGCCCGAGGCCGGCGGCAAGGTGGTCAAGGGGCAGATCGCGTCGTCGACGCGGTACGTGGGCGGCAACGCCGTCAAGGCGGAGGTCACCGCCTACGACGCCGGCTACCGGCCGACGGCCACGACGCTGACCGTGCCGGCGTCCGAAACCGGGCTCGCGGGCACGTACAAGACGACCGCCGTGTACAACGTGGACGGCACCAAGCGCAGCGAAACGCTGCCGCGGCTCGGGACCAACCTGGCCGAGGAAACCGTCCGTTACGGCTACGACGACTACGGCATGCCCAGCACCATGGCCGGGGCGGACACCTACGTCGGCTACACCCGCTACACCCCGTTCGGGGAGAAGGAGATGGTCCGCCTCGGCACCACGGGCGCCGAGACCTGGGAGCGGCGCGGGTACGAACTCGCGTCGCACCGGCTGGCCAGGACGGTCGTCGAGCACGCGAAGACGACCGATCTCCAGTCGGACGTCGGGTACGCCTACGAGGCCGCCGGCACGGTGAAGTCGTTGTCCACCAAGGTTCCCGGTGCCGCCGAGGACCGGCAGTGCTTCGGCAACGACTACCTCGGCCGGATCACCGACGCCTGGACGTCGACCGCGAACTGCGCCGGCGCGCCGGGCAGCGCGACCGGCGGCCCGAGCGCCTACTGGTCGACATTCGGCTACGACCAGATCGGCAACCGCAAGTCGGACACCTCGCACGGCCTCGGCGGCGCGGCGGACGTCGTCCGCAAGTCCGAGTACCCGGCGCCCGGCGCGCCGCAGCCGCACGCGCCGAAGACGGTGACCACCACCGGCCCGGCGCCGGCGAAGGTCGACACCTACGGCTACACGGCCACCGGCGGCACCACCGGCAGGCCCGCGCCCGCCGGGGGCACCCAGACCCTCGCGTGGGACGCGGAGGACCGGGTCGTCTCGGCGGCCGCGGGCTCGGCGGTCACGACCTACACCTACGACGCGGACGGGAACCGGCTGATCACGCGGGACGCCTCGGGCACCACGCTCACCCTGCCGGACGGCAGTGAACTCCGCTACGACGCGGCGACCAAGGCCGTCACCGGCACCCGGTCCTACTCCGCCGGGGACAGCACGGTCGCGACCCGCCGGACCGGCCAGCTCTCCGGGGTGTCCTGGATGTTCCAGGACCGCTCGGGCAGCGACACGGTGTCGGTCGGCGCGACGTCGTTCCAGGTGACCAGGAGGCTGCTCGACCCGTTCGGCCAGCCGCGTCCGGCGCAGCCGGCGGGGTGGACCGGAAACCGCGGCTTCGCCGGTGGCTCGCCGGACCCGGCGACGGGACTGACCCACCTCGGGGCCCGTGACTACGACACGAAGACCGGCAAGTTCCTTTCCGTGGACCCGATCCTGACGCTGGGGAGCCCGCAGCAGTTCAACGCCTACGCGTACGCGGACAACAACCCGGCCACCAAGTCGGACCCGACCGGCCTGATCGTGCAGAGCTGCCCGGACGGCGAGTGTCCCAACGGGCACGGCGCCTACGGCGGGATCAGCGGCAAGAACCCGGCCACCAACGACCCGGTCGGTGGCGGGAAGAGCGTCTTCGACATCCCCGCGGGCATGGCGTTGCCGAGGGCGTGCCAGGGCGGCACCGACCTCACGGGTGTCGGCTCGATCGCGACCTGGTGCCGCGGGGTGATCGCGTCGAAGGCACCGGCCTGCGACGGGAGTTTCACCTCGCTGCTCAAGGGCGAATGCGCGAAGCAGCGTGAGGAGATCAGGGCGGTCGCGGCCGCCGCGGAAACCGAGCGCGCCCGCCAGTTCGAGCTGGCGAACAAGGAGGATCACGGCGGGTTGGTGATGACCTGCGAAGCACTCACCGGTCGCGCCGCCTACGTCGCGGGTGGCTGGCAGGAATGCACGTCCGAGGCGGATCCGGGTGCTGTGCTGCACGTCGTCAAGGTCGGCGGTGGTTATGGCTCGGGCGTCTCGAACCTCCAGTCGAAGGTCTACGTGATGCACGCGAAGACCCTCGACGACGTCGCCGGCTGGGGCTGGTCCCTGGACGGCGACGCGGCCTACGGCCCGATCGGAGCGAGCGCGGGCGTCGGAGCCCACTTCGCCGGAGAAGCTCATCCCCACGTGGAAGGCGGCGTGTCCCTCGGAGGTGATCTGACCCACCTTTCGAATCTCTCCGACCTGAGGGGCTTCTTCCGCGGAGGGTGGGAGGCGGGTGCCAGCCTGAACATCGAGAAGTCCTGGGTGACCAGGTAG